A window of Streptomyces sp. SAI-127 contains these coding sequences:
- a CDS encoding alpha/beta fold hydrolase yields MTPCDTQSPAQPHGDVVDADGVPLSALVCEVPRPRAVVLALHGGGTTATYFDCPGRPDLSLLRLGAALGFTVIALDRPGYGASEAYAEKVRDPARRVDLGFAALDALLAHRPGGAGVFLLAHSAGCELAMRMAADERGCDLIGLEIAGTGLEHNRSAVDTLDTAERDAGGRPLRPRGLREVLWGPSRLYAPEVYDDAAIAGPSPLYEAEARHWVDEFPQLAALVGAPVQVSLGDHETVWRSGPAELDRLAALFTGSPRACGHEQAGAGHNLSLGLTARAYHLRVLSFVEECAVLRESEEGRR; encoded by the coding sequence GTGACCCCTTGCGACACCCAGTCCCCCGCGCAGCCTCACGGGGACGTCGTCGACGCCGACGGCGTCCCCCTGTCGGCGCTGGTGTGCGAGGTGCCCCGGCCTCGGGCCGTGGTGCTCGCCCTGCACGGCGGCGGCACCACCGCGACGTACTTCGACTGCCCCGGCCGTCCCGACCTGTCCTTGCTGCGCCTGGGCGCCGCGCTCGGGTTCACGGTCATCGCGCTCGACCGGCCCGGATACGGAGCTTCGGAGGCGTACGCCGAGAAGGTCCGCGATCCGGCGCGCCGCGTGGACCTGGGCTTCGCGGCCCTCGATGCGCTCCTCGCGCACCGGCCCGGCGGCGCCGGAGTCTTCCTGCTCGCGCACTCGGCCGGCTGCGAACTGGCCATGCGGATGGCCGCGGACGAGCGCGGCTGTGACCTCATCGGCCTGGAGATCGCGGGTACCGGCCTCGAACACAACCGGTCCGCCGTCGACACGCTCGACACGGCCGAGCGCGACGCCGGCGGACGGCCTCTGCGCCCACGCGGGTTGCGCGAGGTGCTGTGGGGTCCCAGCCGGCTGTACGCCCCCGAGGTGTACGACGACGCGGCGATTGCCGGACCCTCCCCGCTCTACGAGGCGGAAGCGCGCCACTGGGTGGACGAGTTCCCTCAGCTGGCTGCCCTGGTCGGGGCGCCGGTCCAGGTAAGCCTCGGTGACCACGAGACGGTGTGGCGCTCGGGGCCCGCCGAACTCGACCGCCTCGCGGCCCTGTTCACCGGTTCGCCTCGCGCCTGCGGGCACGAACAGGCGGGCGCGGGCCACAACTTGAGCCTTGGGCTCACCGCTCGCGCCTACCACCTGCGGGTGTTGTCGTTCGTGGAGGAGTGCGCGGTGCTGCGCGAGTCGGAAGAAGGACGGCGATGA
- a CDS encoding DoxX family protein, which yields MTGAESTAVLLLRVVLGVTVIVHGLNHWRGGGRIAGTARWFTGLGLRHGRLQAWLSVVTEVGAGALLVLGLLTPLAGAAVVSVMLVAGFLAHRRNGFFVFKDGYEYVLVLAVACVALAMLGPGDVSLDAAAGIDIDGWAGGGLAAGVGAAGMAGLLAAFWRPGAQLPEATAGEAADGPLGEAPNGPRAKTPHATPAGTADTPPAETPDATRAETPQESPDEGQEPS from the coding sequence ATGACCGGGGCCGAGTCGACGGCGGTGCTGCTGCTGCGGGTGGTCCTCGGCGTCACGGTGATCGTCCATGGCCTCAACCACTGGCGGGGCGGCGGGAGGATCGCCGGGACGGCCCGCTGGTTCACCGGGCTCGGGCTGCGGCACGGGCGGTTGCAGGCCTGGCTGAGCGTGGTCACCGAGGTGGGCGCAGGGGCCCTGCTCGTGCTCGGTTTGCTCACGCCGCTGGCCGGCGCGGCCGTGGTGTCGGTGATGCTCGTCGCCGGGTTCCTCGCGCACCGCCGCAACGGCTTCTTCGTGTTCAAGGACGGATACGAGTATGTACTCGTGCTCGCCGTGGCCTGCGTGGCGCTGGCGATGCTCGGCCCCGGAGACGTGTCGCTGGACGCCGCGGCCGGGATCGACATCGACGGCTGGGCGGGCGGCGGGCTCGCAGCGGGGGTCGGAGCGGCGGGCATGGCGGGGCTGCTCGCGGCCTTCTGGCGGCCGGGTGCACAGCTGCCGGAGGCGACAGCCGGCGAGGCAGCTGATGGGCCACTCGGCGAGGCACCGAATGGGCCACGCGCCAAGACACCTCATGCGACTCCCGCCGGGACAGCCGATACGCCGCCCGCCGAGACACCTGATGCGACCCGGGCCGAGACACCGCAAGAGTCACCCGACGAAGGGCAGGAACCATCGTGA
- a CDS encoding NAD(P)-dependent oxidoreductase, with protein MTHVGFIGLGSQGAPMARRIIDAGYSTTLWARRSATLAPFADTPAKRAASPVELAADCDLVCVCVVDDADVEHVILGEHGVLAGLRKGGVIAVHSTVHPDTCRRLAEQARTHGVEVIDAPVSGGGPAAEAGRLLVMVGGQNPTFAFCRPVFETFGDPVVHVGPLGSGQAAKLLNNVLFTAHLAAAADTLALGNELGLDAGRLAEVLGHGSGASFALGRVAAAGGTLTPLAGRAGPLLRKDVRLLAQLVGRVESATLTAADDALGRMEHPR; from the coding sequence GTGACGCACGTCGGATTCATCGGTCTGGGCAGCCAGGGCGCCCCCATGGCCCGCCGCATCATCGATGCCGGCTATTCCACGACGTTGTGGGCGCGCCGCTCGGCGACGCTCGCACCGTTCGCGGACACCCCGGCGAAACGGGCCGCATCGCCCGTCGAACTCGCCGCCGACTGCGACCTGGTGTGCGTGTGCGTCGTCGACGACGCCGACGTGGAGCACGTGATCCTCGGCGAGCACGGGGTGCTGGCCGGACTCCGCAAGGGCGGGGTGATCGCGGTGCACAGCACGGTCCATCCCGACACCTGCCGCCGCCTGGCGGAACAGGCGCGTACGCACGGTGTCGAGGTGATCGACGCACCGGTCAGCGGCGGCGGACCGGCCGCCGAGGCAGGCAGGCTCCTCGTCATGGTGGGCGGGCAGAATCCGACGTTCGCGTTCTGCCGCCCGGTGTTCGAGACCTTCGGCGATCCGGTGGTCCATGTCGGTCCGCTGGGTTCGGGACAAGCGGCGAAACTGCTCAACAACGTACTGTTCACGGCCCACTTGGCCGCGGCCGCCGACACGCTCGCGCTCGGGAACGAGCTGGGCCTGGACGCGGGTCGGCTAGCGGAGGTGCTCGGCCATGGCAGCGGCGCGAGCTTCGCGCTGGGACGGGTGGCCGCGGCGGGCGGCACCCTGACGCCGCTGGCGGGCCGCGCCGGCCCGTTGCTACGCAAGGACGTCCGGCTCCTGGCACAGCTCGTCGGGCGAGTCGAAAGCGCCACGCTCACGGCCGCCGACGACGCCTTGGGCCGCATGGAACATCCTCGTTGA